AAAATTTCTCCCCATTGAACTAAAAAGCTAAATAGATCTGCGTTTGGAAGAACAAAATGTTGAAGGAAATCTGCCCACCAACTTTGTACGGCAGGGTGGGCACCTGACGCCTGAGCGATAGCGCCCTTTAGAAAACCACTTGCGTCAAAGGATTGTCCGAAGACTTTGCCTATCCCAGCAGCGAGCCATGTATATCCTATGTAAAGTCGTAAAAATAATAATATGAAAGCAGCACGTTTATCAGTTCTTAAAAAATTGATAACCATTGAAATCCCTCCAATATTGTATTTACAAGTTTATT
This Bacillus paramycoides DNA region includes the following protein-coding sequences:
- a CDS encoding DoxX family protein; translation: MVINFLRTDKRAAFILLFLRLYIGYTWLAAGIGKVFGQSFDASGFLKGAIAQASGAHPAVQSWWADFLQHFVLPNADLFSFLVQWGEILVGLGLILGGLTKTAAFFGIIMNLSFLLSGTVSVNPNLLILTMFILVAGQNAGRIGLDGYVFPKPFRKNNHGTYKLSKTA